The DNA window GTGCGTGCCCGCCGCAAGGTCAGCATCGCCCAGATATCCAGGGCAAGACCCAGGATAAACAGCAGGAGCCCGAGCAGCCCCGATATCCCGGTTCGCGTCGGCAGCACCGCCTCGATGAACAGGCTGCAGAAAAATGCGCCGGCCAGAAGGACGGGCGGCCAGGGAAACTGGTTCGGACGAACGGCGTAATCGATATGCATGTTACTTCATGAACTTCGTGACGCCGCTCTCAATAGCGAAAATTCCCGCAGCGGCAAAGGTGGCCGTGCGGTCCATTTCGGCCCCCGACGCGATGAGGTCTGATCTGGCCCCGATCAAAGCCCGCAGCGGTCCTGCGCGTTTACCATAGATCATCGGATACGAAAGTGTGAGCGCTTTTGCGCTGGAGCGGCGTCATGGCCGAAGGCGCGCGGAAAGGCCATTCGCCTTCGGCGTTGCCGGGGACGTCGTGAGGCTGTCCTGGCCGGGTATCACTGCTGCTTGCGGCGCAGATCCTCGTCCGACATCATCTCGAACCACATGGCGTTGAGGACGGCGAATGTCGCGGCGAGCGGCAGGCCGAGCAACCAAGAAAAATACCACATCGAAACATCTCCCTTCACGAGGGGCTGATCGCCTGACGGCGACGGTGTCGATGGCGCCCGGGCAAGCCGGGCGCCGGGTTCGTCAGTAGGCGTGGTCCTGATCGCGCACGATCGCTTCCTCGTCGACCTTGCCCCACAGCACCTTGTAGACCCAGGCCGTATAGGCCAGCACGATGGGCATGAAGATCACGGTCACGACCAGCATGTTGAACAGCGTCGCGTGGCTGGACGAGGCATCCCAGACCGTGAGGCTCGCCTTCGGCTCGATGGAGGACGGCAGCAGGAAGGGGAACATCGAGACGCCGACCGTCGAGACGATGCCAAGCACCGAGAGCTTGGAGGAAACGAAGGTCAGGCCCTCGTAGCGCGTGCGGATGCCGAAGAAGACGCCGATGGCCCCGAGGAAGCCGAGCGCCGGCGCCAGCATGAAGACCGGATAGGTCTCGTAGTTGGCGAGCCACGCACCGGACTGGACGGCAACCTCCTTGGCGAGCGGGTTCGAAGGACCATTCGGATCGATGGCCGACGTGATCACGTAGCCGTCGACGAAGGCCCAGAGAGACAATCCGCCAAGCGCGAAGAGGACGATGGTCGCAAGCGCCGCCATCTGACCGTAAATGCGCGCCCGCTGCGCCACCGGCCCGTCGGCCTTGAGCCCGAGCCACGCGCCGCCGTGCATGACCAGCATTGCGACGGAGGTCAGACCCGTCAGCAGGGCATAGGGGTTGAGGAGGCCGAAGAAGCTGCCCTCGTAGGTCATCCTGAGATCGGCATCAAAGCGGAAGGGAACGCCCTGAAGCACGTTGCCGATGGCGACGCCGAAGATGAGGGCGGGAACGAAGCCGCCGATGAAGAGCGCCCAGTCCCAGGTTTCGCGCCAGCGCATGTCCTCGCGCTTGGAGCGGTACTTGAAGGCGACCGGACGCAGGATCAGCGCCGCGAGCACCACGAACATGGCCAGATAGAAGCCGGAGAAGCTGACCGCGTAGAGCGGCGGCCAGGCGGCGAAGATGGCACCGCCGCCGAGAATGAACCAGACCTGGTTGCCTTCCCAGACCGGACCGATGGTGTTGATGGCGACCCGCCGTTCCGTGTCGCTCTTGGCGACGAAGGGCAGGAGGGCGCCGACGCCCATGTCGAAGCCGTCAGTCGCCGCAAAGCCGATCAGCAGGACGCCGAGAAGGACCCACCAGATGACCCTGAGAAGGTCGTAGGGAACGAGTTCGAAAAGGATCATGGCTGGTTACTCCGCGGCGGTCGGATGCGGGACGGCCGCATGGCCGGACGGGCTGAGAATGCCGGCGCCGGCCGGTTCGGGCGTGTCGGATGGGCCGATGCGGATGAATTTCAGCAACAGGCCGACCTCGACCACCGCAAGCGCCGAATAGAGGACGACGAAGAGCAAGAGCGTCAGCGCCACTTCCCAAACGCCCAGCGACGAGACGGCGACGGCGGTCGGCAAGAGGCCCTCGATGGCCCAGGGCTGACGGCCGTGTTCGGCAACGAACCAGCCGAGTTCGGCCGCAAGCCAGGGGAGCGGGATCGCATAGACCGCGACCCAGAGGAGCCAGCGGTGACGGTCGAGCTGCCGCTTGGAGGCAAGCCAGAAGAAGGTGGCCGTCAGCGCGATGAAGAAGAAGCCGAGACCGACCATGACGCGGAAGGACCAGAACAGCGGCAGGACGTTGGGCACGGTGTCCCAGGCGGCCTTCGCGATCATGTCGTCCGTTGCCTGGCGTGGGTCGTCGACATAGCGCTTCAGGAGATAGGCATAGCCGAGCAGGTGATCCTTCTCGGCAAAGTCGGCGCGGAGAGCTGCCTCGTCCGGCGCATTGCCGGCGCGGATCTTCTGGAGCTCGTCATAGGCCGTGATGCCGGTGCGGATGCGGCCTTCGGCATCGGCCACGAGTTCCTTGATGCCCGGAATCTCCTCGGTCAGCGACCGCGTCGCGATCAGGCCCATGACCCAGGGGATGTGGATGGCGTAGCGGTTCTCGCGCGCTTCCTGATCCGGAATGGCGAAGAGCGTGAAATTCGCCGGCGCCGGCTCGGTCTCCCACATGCCCTCCATGGCGGCGAGCTTCATCTTCTGGTGGGCCGTGGCCTCGTAGCCGCTTTCGTCGCCGAGCACGACGACGGACAGCGAGGAGAGCAGGCCGAAGCTTGCGGCGACCGCCATCGACCGCTTGGCGATCTCGGTGTGGCGATGCTTGAGGAGATAGAAGGCGGAGACGCCGAGGACGAAGAGCGAGGCCGTCACATAGCCCGCCGAGACGGTGTGGACGAATTTTGCCTGGGCGACCTCGTTGAAGATGACGTCATAGAAGCTGGTCACCTCCATGCGCATCGTGTCGGGGTTGAAGCGCGAGCCGACCGGGTTCTGCATCCAGCCGTTAGCGATCAGGATCCAGAGCGCCGACATGTTGGAGCCGATCGCGACCAGCCACGTGACCACCAGATGCTGCAGCCGCGACAGCTTCTCCCAGCCGAAGAAGAAGAGGCCGATGAAGGTCGCCTCGAGGAAGAAGGCGACGATGCCCTCGATCGCCAGCGGCGCGCCGAAGACGTCGCCGACATAGTGGCTGTAGTAGCTCCAGTTCATGCCGAACTGGAACTCCATGGTGATACCGGTCGCCACGCCGAGCGCGAAGTTGATGCCGAAGAGCGTGCCCCAGAACTTCACCATGCGCCGCCAGATCTCGCGGCCAGTCATGACGTAGGTCGTTTCCATGATCGCGAGCAGGATCGACAGCCCAAGCGTCAGCGGCACGAAAAGAAAATGGTACATCGCCGTTGCGGCGAACTGCAGCCGCGACAGCGAGACGACGTCTATTTCCATGATCAGGTCTCCCGATTTGGGAAAGGGCATCCACGCATCATTGGGCGCGGATGTCCGTAAGGTCTAGGGCCGGTTTCGCGTTGTCGGTCCGGCATGCCGACCGAAACAGGCTCAAGATATTGATTTTGTGGCATTCCCGTGTGGTCCAGGCAGTTCAGCCTGATCGGGAAATACTCAAGAGGTGGTTCTGCGATTATTCCGGTCGGCAGATTTCCCGGCGGTGGATGGCAAGGCCTGTCCGGGCGAGCAATCCACAGATCACGATAGTGGTAAGAACTGCCAGCGCAAGTCCAGTGTTGCGATGCACAATCGAGTTGGACATTTCGGCATACGTGAAAGTGGCGATGGTGAGGGCCGCCAGAGGGAAGGAATAGGCCCAGAAGGACATGACAAATCCAAGACGCCGGAGCTTTCCGGCCTGCGTCAGCACGATCAGCGCGAAGAGGATCGCGGCGCCGAATAGGATGCGCCCGAAAGGATCGAGGGTGCCGGTCAGGCGTGCCCAGGCGACAAAGCCGACCGAGGGCGGCGCGACGAGAATCATCAGCGTCGGCAGGAGGCGTCCGGGCAGGGGATCGTGGAACACCATCCGGTTGAAGACGAGGGTGAGCAGCACGATCCAGAAGACGAGGCCGACGGAAAAGAAGAACCAGGAGATTTCGGTCATGCCGAACTCGACCCCGGCAATGGGGACGATGATGTTGCCGACGGCCGGAATGAACCAGGCCGGCGTCATCTGCTTCGGCTCGAAGGGGCGCTGGCCGATCCAGGCCGAGACGACCGCGAGCGTCGCGACAATTTGCAGGCCCGCGCCGAATGCCCAGAGCGCAAAGGCCGCCTGCGGGTGAATGGCCCTGAAGGCCGTTCCGATCAGGATGAGGGAGATGCTGACCGCCGGAAAGAAGGAGAGGCGCACCGGATGGTGCCACTCCTCGGTCACGGCATGGGGATAGCGGATGGCCTTGGCCGCATAGAGGATTGCGAGAACCACGAAGACGGCGAGGGCGACAACGGCAACGGCGGGCCCGATGGCCGGGCTTCGCCCGAGAACATGCTCCGCCTTCATGATGGCCAGTGCGAGGCCGGAAAGCCCCATCACCGTCGCGAAGAAGACGATCGGAAAATTCTCCAGCCGGACCGGTGCCACGGTCTCCGGCTGCACGACTTCTGCGGTCATCACTGTCTCCATGGGTTGCCCCGCCGCGCGTTCGCGGCGGGGCTTTTCGTACGCGTTGACTGATCCGACCTGCGCGTCAGGCGTCTTCGTCGAGCTTGATCGACTTCAGCTTGTCGATGCCGAGGGCCTGAAGGGCGAGCTTCTCGTAGAAGGGCTCGGACTTGCCGATCCGCACCTTGCGCAGGAAATATTTCTCGAAGCCGATCTTGGCCGCATGCACCCACTTGCCCGACGACGACCAGTTGACGTTGCGCGGCGGGATCTGCGGCTGGGCCACGAAGGCGACGCCGCCGTCGCCGAAGTCGGCAAGGCAGACCGCGTTCCAGGAGCCCTGGGCGTCCGGTTCCTTGCCGTCCAGGATACGGGCGATGTTGTGGGCCGTGGCCGTCACCATCGATTCGATCATGAAGCCCGTCTTCGGCACGCCGACCGGAACCGGCGTCTTGCCGACCGGCGGAATGGCGACGCACACGCCGACCGAGAAGATGTTCGAGAAGGTCGGATTGCGCTGATGCTTGTCGGCGAGAATGAAACCGCGCGGATTGGTGAGGCCCTCGATGTCGCGGACGGCGGAAACGCCGCGGAAGGCCGGCAGGATCATCGAATAGGCAAAGGGCAGGTCGTGCGTCGCCTTGACGCTGCCGTCCTCGGCCAGCTCGGTGACATGCATCATGTCGCTGTCGACCTTGTCGATCTTGGCGTTGTTGATCCATTTCACGTGATGCTGGCGCATCTCGGCCTCCAGGAGACCCTTGGTATCGCCAACGCCGTCAAGACCGAGGTGCCCGATATAGGGCTCGGCAGTCACGAAGGTCATGGGCACCTGATCGCGGATGCGGGCATCGCGCAGCGCCTTGTCGAGAACGAAGGTGAACTCGTAGGCCGGGCCGTAGCAGGAGGCTCCCTGCGCCGCGCCGACGATGACGGGGCCGGGCTTGCGGACGAGCTGCTGAAAGGCTTCCTTGGCCTTGAGGGCGTGGCCCACCTCGCAGATCGACTGGGTGTGCCCCTCGGGGCCGAGCCCTTCGATCTCGTCGAAGGCGAGTTCCGGTCCGGTCGCGATCACCAGGAAATCATAGGACACCGAACTGCCATCGGTCAGGTCGATGCGGTTTTCCTGCGGGTGCAGGCGCGCGGCCCCTTGAGGATGAAGCTTGATGTCGCGGCGCGCGAAAACGGGGCCGAGTTCGACCTCGATATCCTCCCGCTCGCGCCAGCCGACCGCCACCCACGGATTGGAGGGCACGAAGGAATAGCGATCGCCCTTGTTGACGACCACGATCTCGTGCTCCTTGCCGAGAATGTCGCGTAATTCGTAGGCCATGATGACGCCGCCCAGACCGGCGCCGAGAACTGCGATTTTTGCCATAGGGTCATCCTCCCGGAATGTTTCTATGATGCTCGCCGCAGGCGGGCCGCCTCCGTTTTCGCGGTCCTTTCAAATGCTTGCGGTCGGGCAACCATCCTTCCTGTCGTACTACGATAGCGTGCAAGGCTGCGGCCGGAGAGTTCGTAGGAAGGCCGACAATCTTGCGTACATCGAGATTATTGTATATTCGTAATTTCGAAAACACAAATAGATTTGGAGGGCGCAATGTTCGGTTTCGGCTCGCGGGGACAGACGAAGACGCTGTCGCCGCCTGACGTCTTCAAGTCCGTCAAGTCGGGCGAGATCTGGCTGATCGATGTCAGGGAAGCATCGGAATGGAAATCAGGCCGGATTCCCGGGGCGTTGCACCGGCCGCTGTCGCGATTTGCGGACTGGGCAGACAACCTGCCCAAAGACAGGCCCATCGTGCTCTATTGCCTCTCCGGCGCACGCTCCGCCAAGGCGCTGTCTCTCTGCCGGAAAAGGGGGCTCGGCCACGACACGCACATGGCGGGCGGCATCAACGCCTGGCTTGCTCACGGCTTGCCGCTGGAGCGCTGAGTCTCACGGCAAGCGAGAGGGGGCTCCTCACTTGGCGAGGCATTTCTCCGGATTTTCGAGACAGGCGAGAAATTGCCGGACGGCTCCCGTCCGGTAGCGCTCGCGGTGGCTGAGCGCCGAGAACGTCCGCCGGCCGAGGTCGGGCGCCAGTGCGATGACGCTGCCGGCGGCAATCGCTGGATCGGCGGCAAGATGCGAGGCCACGGTGGCGCAGCGGCCGGCCGCGACCGCCGCAAGGACCGCTTCGTTGGACGGCAGTTCGAGCGTCACCTCCAGGTCGGCAAGAGCGAGCCCCTTTTCCGCGAGGATGGCCTGGAAGGCGGCGCGCGTACCGGAGCCGCGTTCGCGCAGGATCCATGCTGTCCTGCCGAACTCGGCCGCCTTGATCGGCGTCGATCTTTCCGCCCAGTCATGAGCCTTGCCGACGACAAGCACGAGGTCGTCGTGACCGACGGCCGTGATGTCGAGATCCGGCTGGGCCACCAGTCCCTCCACGACGCCGACATCGGCGGCGCCTTCCGTGACGGCCCGCGCGACATCGGCGGTGTTGCCGACGGAAAGGCTGATCGCGACGCGCGGAAACTGCTCGTGGAAGCGGACGAGGCGAGGCGGGAGCCAGTAGCTGGCGACCGTCTGGCTCGCATGGATGCGCAGATGCCCCATCACCTGACCGCCGAGGTCTTCCAGCACGAGGGTCGCGGCCTCGGCGCGGGCAAGCGTTGCCCGTGCCTCCGGGACGAAGAGCCGGCCGGCCTCCGTCAGCGCGATGCGCCGCCCGATCCGGTCGAACAGCTTCACGCCGTGGCGCTCCTCCAGCGCCGCGATCGACGCACTGACCGCCGACTGCGTCAGGTGCAACGCCTCAGCGGCGCGGGTGACATGCAGCCGCTCGGCGACGACGAGGAAAATACGAAGCTGCTCCAGTGTCATGACCCGCAAAAACTCCCCGCGGCGGTCTATCCGCAGTTAACAAGTAAAATCGATTGTTTTGAAAAGAACAAGTCGTTGGATCGATTATTCAGGCATCTCTAGAGTACCGCCAACATGGTCACGGATCAGGAGGCGGTTATGGCGTCGGATATCGGCAGCGCAGCGGAGATGAGTGCCGCAGAGAAGGACATCCCGCAAGGAGCAGGCCTGTCACCCTTGCTGGGGTTGGTACCGGGTCTCGTCCTCACCTGCGCGATCGCCGCCATTGCCCTCGGGCTTCACAACGAACTCGGCATCGCGACGTTGAGCCCGCTTCTGCTGTCCATCGTGATCGGCATCGGGGTCGGCAATCTCATGCCCCTGCCGGCGGTGGTGCGGCCCGGCATCTCGTTTTCGCTGAAGCGCGTTCTGCGGCTCGCGGTCATCCTGCTCGGCCTTCAGCTGACCTTCTCCGAAATCGGCGCGATCGGCCTGCGCGGTATCCTCATCGTCACCGTGACGCTGGG is part of the Hartmannibacter diazotrophicus genome and encodes:
- the cydX gene encoding cytochrome bd-I oxidase subunit CydX, which codes for MWYFSWLLGLPLAATFAVLNAMWFEMMSDEDLRRKQQ
- a CDS encoding NAD(P)/FAD-dependent oxidoreductase, whose protein sequence is MAKIAVLGAGLGGVIMAYELRDILGKEHEIVVVNKGDRYSFVPSNPWVAVGWREREDIEVELGPVFARRDIKLHPQGAARLHPQENRIDLTDGSSVSYDFLVIATGPELAFDEIEGLGPEGHTQSICEVGHALKAKEAFQQLVRKPGPVIVGAAQGASCYGPAYEFTFVLDKALRDARIRDQVPMTFVTAEPYIGHLGLDGVGDTKGLLEAEMRQHHVKWINNAKIDKVDSDMMHVTELAEDGSVKATHDLPFAYSMILPAFRGVSAVRDIEGLTNPRGFILADKHQRNPTFSNIFSVGVCVAIPPVGKTPVPVGVPKTGFMIESMVTATAHNIARILDGKEPDAQGSWNAVCLADFGDGGVAFVAQPQIPPRNVNWSSSGKWVHAAKIGFEKYFLRKVRIGKSEPFYEKLALQALGIDKLKSIKLDEDA
- the cydB gene encoding cytochrome d ubiquinol oxidase subunit II, encoding MILFELVPYDLLRVIWWVLLGVLLIGFAATDGFDMGVGALLPFVAKSDTERRVAINTIGPVWEGNQVWFILGGGAIFAAWPPLYAVSFSGFYLAMFVVLAALILRPVAFKYRSKREDMRWRETWDWALFIGGFVPALIFGVAIGNVLQGVPFRFDADLRMTYEGSFFGLLNPYALLTGLTSVAMLVMHGGAWLGLKADGPVAQRARIYGQMAALATIVLFALGGLSLWAFVDGYVITSAIDPNGPSNPLAKEVAVQSGAWLANYETYPVFMLAPALGFLGAIGVFFGIRTRYEGLTFVSSKLSVLGIVSTVGVSMFPFLLPSSIEPKASLTVWDASSSHATLFNMLVVTVIFMPIVLAYTAWVYKVLWGKVDEEAIVRDQDHAY
- a CDS encoding SLAC1 anion channel family protein — encoded protein: MTAEVVQPETVAPVRLENFPIVFFATVMGLSGLALAIMKAEHVLGRSPAIGPAVAVVALAVFVVLAILYAAKAIRYPHAVTEEWHHPVRLSFFPAVSISLILIGTAFRAIHPQAAFALWAFGAGLQIVATLAVVSAWIGQRPFEPKQMTPAWFIPAVGNIIVPIAGVEFGMTEISWFFFSVGLVFWIVLLTLVFNRMVFHDPLPGRLLPTLMILVAPPSVGFVAWARLTGTLDPFGRILFGAAILFALIVLTQAGKLRRLGFVMSFWAYSFPLAALTIATFTYAEMSNSIVHRNTGLALAVLTTIVICGLLARTGLAIHRREICRPE
- a CDS encoding LysR family transcriptional regulator, which produces MTLEQLRIFLVVAERLHVTRAAEALHLTQSAVSASIAALEERHGVKLFDRIGRRIALTEAGRLFVPEARATLARAEAATLVLEDLGGQVMGHLRIHASQTVASYWLPPRLVRFHEQFPRVAISLSVGNTADVARAVTEGAADVGVVEGLVAQPDLDITAVGHDDLVLVVGKAHDWAERSTPIKAAEFGRTAWILRERGSGTRAAFQAILAEKGLALADLEVTLELPSNEAVLAAVAAGRCATVASHLAADPAIAAGSVIALAPDLGRRTFSALSHRERYRTGAVRQFLACLENPEKCLAK
- a CDS encoding rhodanese-like domain-containing protein translates to MFGFGSRGQTKTLSPPDVFKSVKSGEIWLIDVREASEWKSGRIPGALHRPLSRFADWADNLPKDRPIVLYCLSGARSAKALSLCRKRGLGHDTHMAGGINAWLAHGLPLER
- a CDS encoding cytochrome ubiquinol oxidase subunit I; this encodes MEIDVVSLSRLQFAATAMYHFLFVPLTLGLSILLAIMETTYVMTGREIWRRMVKFWGTLFGINFALGVATGITMEFQFGMNWSYYSHYVGDVFGAPLAIEGIVAFFLEATFIGLFFFGWEKLSRLQHLVVTWLVAIGSNMSALWILIANGWMQNPVGSRFNPDTMRMEVTSFYDVIFNEVAQAKFVHTVSAGYVTASLFVLGVSAFYLLKHRHTEIAKRSMAVAASFGLLSSLSVVVLGDESGYEATAHQKMKLAAMEGMWETEPAPANFTLFAIPDQEARENRYAIHIPWVMGLIATRSLTEEIPGIKELVADAEGRIRTGITAYDELQKIRAGNAPDEAALRADFAEKDHLLGYAYLLKRYVDDPRQATDDMIAKAAWDTVPNVLPLFWSFRVMVGLGFFFIALTATFFWLASKRQLDRHRWLLWVAVYAIPLPWLAAELGWFVAEHGRQPWAIEGLLPTAVAVSSLGVWEVALTLLLFVVLYSALAVVEVGLLLKFIRIGPSDTPEPAGAGILSPSGHAAVPHPTAAE